A portion of the Phycodurus eques isolate BA_2022a chromosome 3, UOR_Pequ_1.1, whole genome shotgun sequence genome contains these proteins:
- the LOC133399559 gene encoding hyaluronan and proteoglycan link protein 1-like yields MTSLLCITLFSLTLAGIVHSQLTGTPGSYSVKVITELGANVTLPCHLPQKSRSFFSVGIRVKWTKLAYDEALNEDVLLSMGFHKKTYGSFEGRVFLQELDSDDASLVITDVSMDDSGTYRCEIINGMVDTILDIGLEVQSGLTDGVVFPYSPPLGRYSFNFDEAAQACLEQDAVVATFDHLFEAWKEGLDWCNAGWLEDGTVQYPITKPRGPCGGANISPGLRTYGRRDKYLSRFDVFCFASALKGHFYWLTQPDRLNFDEAVQACFDDGAEIAKVGHMFAAWKLEGYDRCDAGWLADGSVRYPISRPRRNCSPTEAAVRFVGFPDKQEKLYGVYCFRPEP; encoded by the exons atgacgaGTCTGCTGTGCATCACTTTATTCTCCTTGACCCTGGCTGGCATTGTACACAGTCAGCTGACAGGCACTCCCGGGTCATATTCAG TTAAGGTGATCACCGAGCTCGGAGCCAATGTCACTTTACCGTGCCATCTCCCACAAAAAAGCCGCAGTTTCTTTAGCGTTGGCATCCGGGTCAAATGGACCAAGCTTGCATATGACGAGGCTCTGAATGAGGATGTGCTGCTTTCCATGGGCTTCCACAAGAAAACCTATGGGAGCTTCGAGGGTCGCGTCTTCCTTCAGGAGCTGGATAGTGATGACGCTTCCTTGGTGATAACTGACGTTTCCATGGATGACAGTGGAACGTACCGTTGTGAGATCATCAACGGGATGGTAGATACCATACTAGACATTGGCTTGGAGGTGCAAAGTGGCCTCACTGATG GTGTGGTGTTTCCCTACTCTCCGCCTCTTGGTCGCTACAGCTTTAACTTCGACGAGGCTGCGCAGGCTTGTTTGGAGCAGGATGCGGTGGTTGCCACCTTTGACCACCTGTTCGAAGCCTGGAAGGAAGGCCTGGACTGGTGCAACGCTGGCTGGCTGGAAGACGGCACCGTGCAGTATCCCATAACAAAGCCCAGAGGACCCTGTGGTGGGGCCAACATCAGTCCCGGCCTCAGAACCTACGGCAGGCGTGACAAGTACCTGAGCCGCTTCGATGTGTTCTGTTTTGCCAGTGCATTGAAGG GACATTTCTACTGGCTGACGCAGCCCGACAGGCTCAACTTCGACGAGGCCGTCCAGGCTTGCTTCGATGATGGCGCAGAGATTGCCAAGGTTGGTCACATGTTCGCCGCTTGGAAGCTAGAAGGCTACGATCGCTGCGACGCCGGCTGGTTGGCTGACGGTAGCGTCCGCTACCCGATCTCCAGGCCCCGCAGGAACTGCAGCCCCACAGAGGCTGCAGTGCGCTTTGTTGGATTTCCAGACAAGCAAGAAAAGCTCTACGGTGTCTACTGCTTTAGGCCTGAGCCCTGA